The stretch of DNA GTTGCCGGCTTCGGAACAGGCGGCTCGGGTTGGGTTTGAATTGGAAGCCCGCCGGCGGGCGCGGCTGTCGGATGGCCAAACATGGCGGAAAGGAGTGCAGTGGCGAAAATCAACCCCATACTCTGATTTTATCTATTGCCTGCGAAGATCAAGCGGTTTTTCCTGCAGATCAACCCGGGATTGGCCGGCTCAAACCTATTCGGCAACCTTGAGCACGCTCAAGAATGCCTCTTGCGGCACTTCGATGCTGCCGATGTTCTTCATCCGCTTCTTGCCTTTCTTTTGCTTTTCAAGCAGCTTCCGCTTGCGGGTTACGTCGCCGCCATAGCACTTGGCGATCACGTTTTTGCGGAACGGTTTGATCACATCGGCCGAAATAATCTTGGCCCCGATCGCCGCTTGAATTTTGACCTCGAATTGTTGGCGCGGCACCACCTTGCGCAGTTGCTCGACTATCGCCTTGCCCCGAATGTAGGAGAATTGGCGGTTGACGATGAAGCTCAAAGCATCGACCGGGTCGCCGTTCAGCAAAATGTCCACCTTGACCAAGTCACTCGGTTCATAGCCGGCAAACTCGTAATCGAAACTGGCATAGCCTTTGGTGGACGATTTGAGTTTGTCGAAGAAATCCAGCAGGATTTCACCCAGCGGCAATTGGTAATAAAGGATCGCCCGGGTCGGAGTCATGTATTCGGTGCGTTTAAACACCCCGCGCCGGTCTTGGCAAAGGGTCATCACTGCCCCCACCCATTCCGTCGGCACCATGATCGTCGAATTCACCACGGGTTCTTCTATCGCGGCAATGTGGTGGGTCGGCGGGAGCTCCGAGGGGTTGGAGATGTGCAGCATCGACCCATCCGTTTTGAACACGTGGTAATCCACGCTCGGTGCGGTCAAGATTAGGTCGAGGTCAAACTCGCGCTCGAGTCGCTCCCGCATGATGTCCATGTGGAGCAGTCCCAAAAACCCACAGCGGAACCCAAATCCCAAGGCCGCCGAGGTCTCCGGTTCATATTCCAAAGACGCATCGTTAAGCTGGAGTTTCTGGATGGCGTCGCGGAGGTCTTCGTACTGGTCAGAGTCGGTGGGGTAAAGCCCGCAATAAACCATCGATTTGGCCTTGCGGTATCCCGGCAAAGCCTGGGAAGCGGACAACTCACCGCTCGTAATAGTGTCCCCAACACTGGCATCGCCGATCGTTTTGATCGCTGCCGTCAGGAAGCCGACTTCACCGCAATTGAGCTCTAGCCCTCGCTCCAAACGGGGGCGGAACACCCCAACTTCGTCCACATCAAACGTTTTGCCGGTGGACATCATTTTGATCTTGCTGCCCGGCTTCACCGAACCATCCACCACCCGGCAATAGGCAACCGCGCCTTGATAGGTGTCGAAATGGCTGTCGAAAATGAGGGCGCGCAAGGGGGCATCGGGATCGCCCTTTGGCGGAGGGATCCGTTCGACCACCGCTTCCAAAATGTCCCCGATTCCGAGCCCCGTTTTGGCCGAGCATGGGATCGCCTCCGACCCGTCGATCATCAGCGTGTTCTCGATTTCGTCCCTTGCCATCTCCGGGTCGGCGTGGGGGAGGTCCATCTTGTTGATCACGGGGACGATGGTTAGGTTTTGGGTCATGGCCATGTTGGCATTGGCGATGGTTTGCGCTTCGACCCCCTGGGTGGCGTCGACGATTAAAATGGCGCCTTCGCACGCATCCAAAGCCCGGCTGACCTCATAGGTGAAGTCGACGTGGCCCGGCGTGTCGATCAAGTTGAACTGATAGGTCTCGCCGTTGCGCGCCGTGTATTCCATCCGCACGGCGGTCATCTTAATCGTGATGCCGCGCTCGCGTTCCAGTTCCATAGTGTCGAGCATCTGCTCTTGGGCAGTTCCGCGCACGGCCCCGCAATGCTCCAAGATCCGGTCAGCCAAAGTGGACTTGCCGTGATCGATGTGGGCAATGATGCAGAAGTTGCGGATGTGCGCCTGATCCATGGGGAGTGGGGACTGGCAGATTCTACTCGTTGGCACCGAGGTTGCCCCGGCACCTGCCCATCTCCCGGCAAGCGACTGTCGGATCAGGCTGAGAGTTCGGCCCGCCACCGGGGGACGACAGGAGCGAACGGGCGCACGGCTTGATCGAAATGTATCAGAAGTAGGGATTCGCCGTCGTGGGTGAAGCCGATTGACGACCCGCGGTCAACTGCAAAAGTGTGATCTTGGCCCGGGAGATCAAACCACCCCGGGCCAAAGTAGAAGCTATTCCGCGGCGCCGGAATCGATCCAGGCTTTGACTTTGTCGATGTCTTCCTGGCTCAGGCCCTTGTCGCCCGGGGGCATTTTCTTGGCCCCATTGCCGGTGAGTGCTTTGTAAAGCACGCTTTCGTCGCTTTTGCCCGCCACGACGATGGGGCCGTGCTCGCCGCCTTTCATCACGTTGGCGTAGGACGAGACGTCGATCCCTTCTTTGGGACGGTCGCCTGAGTGGCAGCTCACGCAGTTTTGCTCCAAGATGGTTCCCACCCCAGAAGAGAAAGCAACTTTGGCGGCCCCAGTACCCCCGCCAGTTCCAGATTCAGAACCGGAAGGCGTCGGGCTTGAACTACAGGCGGCCAACGCCAGCCCGATGGCGGCGAGGCTCAAAAACGCGAAAGGCTTCATCAGTTGTTCTTGGCCCCTTGGTCGATCCAATCCGTGATCGTCTTGACGCTGCCGTCGCCCAGCATGGGCCGCCGGCCCGGCGGCATCCGGTCGCCGCCCGGTTGGCCCTTGATCGACTTGACCAAGACGCTTTCCGCACTCTTGCCCGGCTTGATCACCTTGCCGTAGTTCGCGCCTTTCATCACGTTGTCATAGGTGTCGAGCCGCAGACCCTTGGCGGCACGGTCGCCGGAATGGCATCCCACGCAGTTTTGCTTCAAGATTGGCATGACCTTTTCTTTGAAACTGACGTCGGTGGTGTTTTGACCCGGGTTCCCGGGGGCGAGCAAGCCGGCCCCACCCAAGGTTGAAGCGGCGATCGCGAGAAGGACGAACTTCATGGCTAACATTATGAACGCCCAAAGTTAAATTTTGGTTCAAAAAATATTCATCCCCTCCATGGCTTGGGAGGGGATGGTCGAGTTGGACACACCGAGGTGATTAACCCCGGTTGCGCCGCCGAAGGGCGAGGGCAGCCAAGCCGGCCCCCAGCGCCAAAGTGCCGGGTTCTGGAACGGCTTCAAAATCCATGCAACGGCCATTGAGCCAGTCAATATTGGCTTGGGTGAAAGCATTTCCCCCTTGGTTTGAACCAAGCTCGTATATTCGGTAGAGACCGTTGAGGTCATTTCCTTCGATATACGTGTTGTA from Armatimonadota bacterium encodes:
- the lepA gene encoding elongation factor 4, which codes for MDQAHIRNFCIIAHIDHGKSTLADRILEHCGAVRGTAQEQMLDTMELERERGITIKMTAVRMEYTARNGETYQFNLIDTPGHVDFTYEVSRALDACEGAILIVDATQGVEAQTIANANMAMTQNLTIVPVINKMDLPHADPEMARDEIENTLMIDGSEAIPCSAKTGLGIGDILEAVVERIPPPKGDPDAPLRALIFDSHFDTYQGAVAYCRVVDGSVKPGSKIKMMSTGKTFDVDEVGVFRPRLERGLELNCGEVGFLTAAIKTIGDASVGDTITSGELSASQALPGYRKAKSMVYCGLYPTDSDQYEDLRDAIQKLQLNDASLEYEPETSAALGFGFRCGFLGLLHMDIMRERLEREFDLDLILTAPSVDYHVFKTDGSMLHISNPSELPPTHHIAAIEEPVVNSTIMVPTEWVGAVMTLCQDRRGVFKRTEYMTPTRAILYYQLPLGEILLDFFDKLKSSTKGYASFDYEFAGYEPSDLVKVDILLNGDPVDALSFIVNRQFSYIRGKAIVEQLRKVVPRQQFEVKIQAAIGAKIISADVIKPFRKNVIAKCYGGDVTRKRKLLEKQKKGKKRMKNIGSIEVPQEAFLSVLKVAE
- a CDS encoding c-type cytochrome, whose protein sequence is MKPFAFLSLAAIGLALAACSSSPTPSGSESGTGGGTGAAKVAFSSGVGTILEQNCVSCHSGDRPKEGIDVSSYANVMKGGEHGPIVVAGKSDESVLYKALTGNGAKKMPPGDKGLSQEDIDKVKAWIDSGAAE